In the genome of Cercospora beticola chromosome 2, complete sequence, one region contains:
- a CDS encoding uncharacterized protein (BUSCO:EOG09264PDD), with the protein MALLLRTTFRAAKAATPAPAWGIRQHAVKRGGDVDEAELQAARQWLSKLDPDTIPRDICEVSFSRSSGPGGQNVNKVSSKATLRIPLPSLLQRVPKVMHAPIANSRYHAAKSDHLVIQADDSRKQNDNVNACFRKLHDLIVQAGRQMVPGETSPEQMKRVEELQKSEAGARRKMKEYQSKKKSARRGGRGGDD; encoded by the exons ATGGCATTGCTGTTACGCACGACGTTCCGTgctgccaaagctgccacTCCTGCGCCGGCATGGGGCATCAGACAACACGCTGTCAAAAGAGGcggcgatgtcgatgaagcaGAGCTCCAAGCAGCTCGCCAATGGCTCTCCAAACTTGACCCGGACACGATTCCTAGAGACATTTGTGAAGTGAGCTTCTCACGATCTTCTGGTCCAGGCGGGCAGAATGTCAACAA AGTCTCGTCCAAGGCGACACTGCGCATACCTTTACCCTCACTGTTGCAGCGAGTGCCGAAAGTGATGCATGCACCAATTGCCAACAGTCGCTACCACGCTGCCAAATCCGACCACCTTGTCATTCAAGCCGACGATTCGCGAAAGCAGAACGACAATGTCAATGCATGCTTCCGCAAATTGCATGATCTGATCGTGCAGGCAGGCCGTCAGATGGTACCTGGCGAGACCAGTCCTGAACAGATGAAGCGGGTCGAAGAGCTTCAGAAGTCTGAGGCTGGAGCGCGGCGCAAGATGAAGGAATatcagagcaagaagaagagcgcacGCAGAGGTGGGAGGGGAGGTGACGATTGA
- a CDS encoding uncharacterized protein (BUSCO:EOG092606AD) — MFRGEKVHIDLGSDSENDTAQKPNILPGAFVGDVLERAPAAPKPPSAPALKSKSGFPGHQKRNVVSRFKQQKSSTPAAESKQQSSSISRTDKDASSGKPKSWEEGEKERIDRENNDKLAAMSAEEIEEERRELMNQFSPALLQRLLMRGDVASGSEETDLSLLPGEIRERPSEAPLPAPDAVEIGVPDVKPREKPAKSVAFAEEPEFEDANGQEDVKPQEEEVLPHDSVHFPRPDQPPALDPSSDTFLEDLYQKYFPSLPSDPDKLEWMQTSSAKNTYDPSADALNAGDVRFSFRGDIIPPSKAKEIPVTLGLHHHGDAPEAAGYTIAELAHLARSSYPAQRCISFQTLGRILYKLSKGEFGDPGEPEHVLAGDVVEGPEDTFGELARGLWREVERLQVIQILVDESEGRGVDGGKHMSAKAYATEAVWLWRKGGGRRWDAK; from the coding sequence ATGTTCCGAGGCGAAAAGGTCCATATCGATCTCGGCTCAGACAGCGAGAATGACACGGCGCAGAAGCCCAACATATTGCCCGGCGCATTTGTGGGAGATGTCTTGGAGCGCGCTCCTGCCGCGCCCAAGCCACCAAGCGCCCCTGCCTTGAAGAGTAAAAGCGGCTTTCCTGGGCACCAAAAGCGCAACGTGGTGAGCCGCTTCAAACAGCAAAAGTCGTCAACTCCGGCTGCAGAGTCTAAGCAGCAGTCCTCGAGTATCAGCCGCACCGATAAAGATGCGTCGAGTGGCAAGCCGAAGTCATGGGAAGAGGGAGAGAAAGAGCGGATAGATCGCGAGAACAATGACAAATTGGCAGCAATGTCTGCTGAAGAGATCGAGGAGGAACGCAGAGAGCTAATGAACCAGTTCAGTCCAGCGCTATTACAGAGGCTTCTCATGAGAGGTGATGTGGCGAGTGGGAGTGAGGAGACAGACCTTTCACTTCTACCTGGCGAAATTCGAGAACGACCGAGCGAAGCGCCTCTGCCGGCGCCAGATGCCGTGGAGATTGGAGTGCCTGACGTGAAACCTCGCGAGAAGCCTGCAAAATCAGTTGCCTTTGCAGAGGAGCCAGAATTCGAAGACGCAAATGGTCAAGAAGATGTGAAACctcaagaagaggaagtttTGCCACATGACAGCGTCCACTTTCCACGACCAGATCAACCTCCTGCCCTCGACCCATCGTCAGACACATTTCTGGAAGACCTGTATCAGAAGTACTTTCCATCTCTGCCCTCAGATCCAGATAAGCTGGAATGGATGCAAACGTCTTCCGCCAAGAACACGTATGATCCCAGCGCAGACGCACTGAACGCAGGTGACGTGCGGTTCTCCTTCAGAGGCGACATCATACCACCAAGCAAAGCGAAAGAGATCCCAGTCACACTTGGccttcatcatcatggcGATGCGCCTGAAGCAGCGGGCTACACGATCGCAGAACTGGCACATCTTGCGCGATCTAGCTATCCGGCGCAAAGATGTATCTCATTTCAGACACTGGGACGCATACTCTACAAGCTCAGCAAAGGCGAATTCGGTGACCCTGGTGAGCCCGAGCATGTACTGGCTGGTGATGTCGTTGAAGGTCCAGAAGATACCTTCGGTGAACTAGCACGAGGTCTGTGGCGAGAGGTGGAACGGCTACAAGTTATCCAGATTCTCGTAGATGAAAGCGAAGGAAGAGGAGTCGATGGCGGAAAGCACATGAGCGCAAAGGCCTACGCGACAGAAGCAGTATGGCTCTGGCGAAAAGGCGGAGGTCGCAGATGGGATGCAAAATAG
- a CDS encoding mitochondrial 37S ribosomal protein uS2m (BUSCO:EOG09263J7D), with protein MIVRALRLRHGRIALPRRIHTSSNRLSSLESTVSPNAEAGERVGIPQFAATAKETIGPNTVVDRSVPLNDPNHPVALDYAFFQHNKKYTSGVGSTIAPHYKPHELLTKPPSPRDITLEALIAAQTHIGHATSLWNPSNARYIFGIRGEHDPIHIISPDATASHLRRACKVVSGVAERGGLILFVGTRQGQARAVVKAAELSKGCHLFTKWIPGTITNGQQILGRCEKRVKNELDEDVTEQYGFQDQLFSKAAIKPDLVVCLNPLENYVLLHECGLNNIPTMGIIDTDANPTWVTYPIPANDDSLRAVQFICGVLGRAGQEGQERRLRDARPTSKRPGGFVVYPAVHGLQPPEGERRNQRGGVRAVGNAQRMKIQSRADAGHFAAAEQALDSQDEPLFPDDFEGTDVRQHERDQSLLDQAEKILFENESAAASAADASGSKIPTSASGIPSAEQMSGMDTLETQQPEDLAESISDEELDMYAQFNDAEAPDLSAVDQSLVNETYAPAAEADTSAEDAAQFGIKAEPGTGTDDPVYSQAEAATETPNDTIEQVGEVEKELGEQAPEVKVANEQGNPEVQDVDAESQKEVDNAVDSAKKEDK; from the exons ATGATTGTACGAGCGCTGCGACTGCGGCATG GCCGCATCGCCCTCCCCCGGCGCATACACACATCGTCGAATCGCCTCTCCTCGCTCGAATCGACAGTATCGCCCAACGCAGAAGCTGGCGAACGAGTAGGGATCCCACAATTCGCCGCGACGGCTAAAGAAACCATCGGCCCCAATACCGTCGTCGACCGCTCTGTCCCGTTGAACGACCCGAATCACCCTGTCGCCCTCGACTACGCCTTTTTCCAGCACAACAAAAAGTACACATCTGGCGTCGGGTCGACCATTGCACCGCACTACAAGCCCCACGAACTCCTCACGAAACCGCCGTCACCGCGAGACATCACACTCGAGGCGCTGATCGCTGCGCAAACACATATCGGACATGCGACGAGTCTATGGAACCCCAGCAATGCACGCTACATTTTCGGAATTCGAGGCGAGCACGACCCCATTCACATCATCTCTCCCGACGCGACTGCATCACATTTGCGAAGGGCGTGCAAGGTTGTATCAGGTGTGGCAGAACGAGGTGGTCTGATCCTGTTCGTGGGAACACGGCAAGGACAAGCGCGTGCCGTTGTAAAGGCTGCCGAGCTGTCAAAGGGCTGCCACTTGTTCACAAAATGGATTCCCGGAACCATCACCAACGGACAACAGATCCTAGGGCGATGCGAGAAGAGAGTGAAGAACGAGTTGGATGAAGATGTGACGGAACAGTATGGCTTCCAGGACCAATTGTTTTCGAAAGCCGCCATCAAACCTGATCTGGTCGTGTGTCTGAATCCACTGGAGAACTACGTTTTGCTGCACGAATGTGGCCTTAATAACATTCCCACCATGGGCATTATCGATACCGACGCAAACCCGACATGGGTCACATACCCCATTCCAGCCAACGACGATTCGTTACGAGCCGTGCAGTTCATCTGTGGTGTGTTGGGACGAGCGGGCCAAGAAGGACAGGAGCGACGTCTAAGGGACGCTCGACCGACATCAAAGCGTCCCGGTGGCTTCGTCGTATACCCTGCTGTTCATGGCCTACAACCGCCAGAAGGCGAGAGACGGAACCAGAGAGGCGGTGTCAGGGCTGTAGGAAACGCACAGAGAATGAAGATTCAGTCAAGAGCAGACGCGGGACATTTCGCTGCAGCTGAGCAGGCTCTCGACTCACAAGACGAGCCTCTGTTCCCAGACGACTTCGAAGGCACCGATGTGAGACAACACGAGCGCGATCAGAGTCTGTTGGACCAAGCCGAGAAGATCCTCTTCGAGAACGAGAGTGCTGCGGCCTCTGCAGCCGATGCATCCGGAAGCAAAATCCCAACCTCCGCCTCAGGTATACCATCAGCAGAACAAATGAGCGGGATGGACACCCTCGAAACCCAGCAACCCGAAGATCTCGCCGAGTCCATCTCAGATGAAGAACTCGACATGTACGCCCAGTTCAACGACGCCGAAGCGCCCGATCTCTCCGCTGTTGACCAGTCCCTCGTAAATGAGACCTACGCTCCTGCCGCCGAAGCAGATACTTCCGCCGAAGACGCAGCACAATTCGGCATCAAAGCTGAGCCTGGGACCGGCACTGACGACCCTGTCTACTCGCAAGCGGAAGCTGCTACCGAAACGCCGAATGATACCATCGAGCAGGTTGGAGAGGTAGAGAAAGAGCTTGGAGAGCAAGCGCCTGAGGTGAAGGTTGCAAATGAACAGGGCAATCCAGAAGTGCAGGATGTGGATGCGGAGAGTCAGAAGGAAGTCGACAACGCCGTGGAcagtgcgaagaaggaggacaAGTAG